CCGACCGGGAGCTCGGCCATGCCGACCGCCGATCGCGCGTGCCGTCCCGCCGCGCCGAAGACTTCGACCATGAAGTCGGAGAACCCGTTCATCACCTTGGGCTGGTCGCCGAACCCGTCGGCCGAGTTCACCATCCCGAGGACCTTGACGATCCGCCTGACACGATCGAGGCTGCCGAGCGCCTCCCGGGTCGAGGCGAGCAGGTTCAGGCCGACCAGCCGCGCGGCCTGGGCGCCTTGCTCCACGGTGAGGTCGCGGCCGAGCTTCCCGACGAAGGCCATCTTGCCGTCCTTCTGCGGCCCGTGGCCGGCGAGAAACAGAAGGTTGCCGACGCGCACCGACCGGACATAGTTGGCCATCGGGGCTGACACGGGTGGCAGATCGATGCCGAGCTCCTTCAGCCTCGCCTCTGCGCCCATCGCGTGCTCTCCTTCGCGGATACCTCGGAGTGAATGGTAGGATGGCCGGAAGCGGCGCCCCATCGTAGGGCGCCCATCCGGTCCTGTCAAGCCAAGCCGACGGGATGGAGGAAATCTGGCGACGCCGTCCGCCGCCGAGGACGGGCGCGCCGGTGAGCGAGCATGATCGAGCGACCAGCGCAGGACGCTAGCCCGGCCTCGTCACCCGATCGCGTCCCCGTGCTGGCCCCGGACGCGGCGACCGTCGTCCTGGCCCGCGACGCAGGTGAGGTGGCCGGCACGGTCGAGGTGCTCCTGCTCGAGCGTCACGCGGGGAGTCGGATGGCGCCCGGCGCGTTCGCCTTCCCCGGTGGCCGGGTCGAGCCCGACGACACATCGCCCGACGCCGAGCGCCTCTGCCGCGGGCTGACGGGCGCCGCCGCGGCCCGGATTCTTCATGATGTTCGGCCGGCCGGCCGGGCCATCGGCTTCTGGATCGCCGCGCTCCGGGAGCTCTTCGAGGAGACCGGGCTTCTCCTCGCGTGCGATGGGAGTGGCGCGTCCTTCGGGTCCGGTGAAGCCGGCCGCGAGCGTCTCCAGCAGTATCGGGCGCGCTGCCGGAGCGGGGGCGGTGTGTTCCGGACGATGCTTCTCGACGAGGGTCTCAGGCTGGCGACCGATCGGATGGTGTACTACGCCCACTGGATCACGCCGGAGGAGCGACCCGTTCGCTACGACACGCGCTTCTTCGTCGCCGCCGCGTTTCCCGACGGATCGCCCGAGCCTGACGGCATCGAGGTCGTGGCCGCGCGCTGGCTCACGCCGGCCGCCGCGGTGGCCGCGCACCAGGAGGGCGCGCTGAGTCTGCCCTTCGTCACCCAGCGTGTCCTTCGGTCGGTGGGCCGCTATCCCACCGTGGCCGCGCTCCTCGAGGCCGCGCGCTCGCGGGAGGTTCGGCCGATCCGACCCCGGATCGTGCTGGCCGGCGGCCAGGAGCGCCTGCTCTTGCCGGGCGATCCGGGCTACTTCTGAGGTCACGTCGGAGGGGGTGTCGGAACACCCCCTCCGAGGCCTCCCCCACGAATCGTTGCGGCGGCAAAAGCCGCCGCGCGGAACGGACCATTCAGCGGCGAGGTGGTTGAGTACCGGGGGGGAAAGGGGGCCGCGACTGCCCCCTTCCATTCAGGAGCGTGTCGGAGTAACCCGCTGCCGGCCACCGAGCGCGTGGTGCATCGAGGAGTGCTCCGAGCGGCGGCTTCGCCGCCGCCACGGCGGGGGGGCATCGGGGGGTCTTCCGAGACCCCCCCGAAGAGCTAGTCACCGGAGTCCGCCTCCGCCTCGCCGGCGCCCTCCGACGGACGCCGGGGGACGACGCCACGCCGGAGGAAGACCTCGCCGTTCCCGTTGGCATAGTCCTCCCAGATGACGTAGAAGCTCCCGTCCTTGGCGAAGAGCGTGATGGCTTCGGTCGACGTGCTTCCCGGATTGTTCGAAATATTCTGGGAGTGACTGAAGCTGGCCCCGCCATTCGTGGACACCGCGATCACGGCGTCGAGGCCGCCCCCCGCGGTGTTGTCCTCCCATCCGACGATGATGGTCCCGTCGGGTCCCTGCGCGGGATACGGATAGTCCGAGAAGGCCCACGAGGGCCCCTTTGCGAGGTTGATCGGCCGGGTGAAGGACGCCCCCCCGTTGACCGACTGGGCGAAGAAGGAGTCGTGCTTGTGGTCTACCCTGTCCTTCCGGACCTCGTAGGCGACCAGGATTCGCCCGTCCCGCCCCACCGCGACCGACGCGCAGTGGGCGTGGACGGGGGCGTTGGAGATGTTCAGGACCGGGAAGAAGTGGGCGCCGTTGTCGAGTGACCGGCTGAAGAGGACCTGGAAGTCTCGGGCGGCCCCCACACGGTCATGCCAGGTGACGTAGACCTTCCCGTTTCGCGGATCCACCGCGACGCCCGGGTACGGGGTGCAGGCTCCGGTCGGCGAGTCGGGCGGGCAGCCGCTCATGGCGACGCCGAAGAGGGCGCGCGGCCGCTCGAAGCTGATGCCTCCGTTGAACGAGCGGATGAGGGCGATGTTGCGGTGCGGGGAGGCCTCGTCCCAGACGACGAAGATCGTCCCGTTCGGGCTGACGGCGATGCGCCCCTCTTGCGAGTCCCCGGGGGTGTTGGAAATGTTTCGCGGCGACGTGAAGCTCTGGCCGCGGTTCGACGAGCGGACGAACATGATTTCCTTGTTGTGGAACGAGATGTCCTGGGTCCAGATCACATACACGGCGCTGCCGCGAACCGCGACCCGCGGACGGAGAGCGGCGCCGCCGGCGCCCGAGAGCCGGATCTGACGCGTGAAGGTCCGCCCCCGGTCGAACGACCGCACGTAGACGATGCGGAAACTGTCCGACCACACGATGTGGAGGGTGCCGGCATCGTCGATCGCCATGTACGGCTGGCGGGAGTCGCCCGGCGACCGGGAG
The sequence above is a segment of the Candidatus Methylomirabilota bacterium genome. Coding sequences within it:
- a CDS encoding RidA family protein; this translates as MGAEARLKELGIDLPPVSAPMANYVRSVRVGNLLFLAGHGPQKDGKMAFVGKLGRDLTVEQGAQAARLVGLNLLASTREALGSLDRVRRIVKVLGMVNSADGFGDQPKVMNGFSDFMVEVFGAAGRHARSAVGMAELPVGIAVEIEMIVEVADGAGTSGTGKAAAPRKAPSRGRRPAPRATPRRRR
- a CDS encoding NUDIX hydrolase codes for the protein MIERPAQDASPASSPDRVPVLAPDAATVVLARDAGEVAGTVEVLLLERHAGSRMAPGAFAFPGGRVEPDDTSPDAERLCRGLTGAAAARILHDVRPAGRAIGFWIAALRELFEETGLLLACDGSGASFGSGEAGRERLQQYRARCRSGGGVFRTMLLDEGLRLATDRMVYYAHWITPEERPVRYDTRFFVAAAFPDGSPEPDGIEVVAARWLTPAAAVAAHQEGALSLPFVTQRVLRSVGRYPTVAALLEAARSREVRPIRPRIVLAGGQERLLLPGDPGYF
- a CDS encoding sialidase family protein, with the protein product MRYGLRRGWVLRVALILGIAGAGIVASPPAHAQSEVPDTSVQAAAVMLTGIINVSRSPGDSRQPYMAIDDAGTLHIVWSDSFRIVYVRSFDRGRTFTRQIRLSGAGGAALRPRVAVRGSAVYVIWTQDISFHNKEIMFVRSSNRGQSFTSPRNISNTPGDSQEGRIAVSPNGTIFVVWDEASPHRNIALIRSFNGGISFERPRALFGVAMSGCPPDSPTGACTPYPGVAVDPRNGKVYVTWHDRVGAARDFQVLFSRSLDNGAHFFPVLNISNAPVHAHCASVAVGRDGRILVAYEVRKDRVDHKHDSFFAQSVNGGASFTRPINLAKGPSWAFSDYPYPAQGPDGTIIVGWEDNTAGGGLDAVIAVSTNGGASFSHSQNISNNPGSTSTEAITLFAKDGSFYVIWEDYANGNGEVFLRRGVVPRRPSEGAGEAEADSGD